A window of Rufibacter sp. LB8 contains these coding sequences:
- a CDS encoding cell division ATP-binding protein FtsE, translating to MEFSSNPVVALHKVSIFQEVNTVLSNVTFSIEKGEFVYLVGRTGSGKSSLLKTLYADLPLRMGTAQVAGFNIHSISWSQVPYLRRKIGIVFQDFQLLFDRSVADNLKFVLKATGWNDKSKIKNRISEVLMRVGLDAAANKMPHQLSGGEQQRVVIARALLNEPLILFADEPTGNLDPDVTDGIMRLFQEINNSGTAILMATHNHQTLKRYPRRILKCDQGRVLDSAQEEFTLVDGF from the coding sequence ATGGAATTTTCGTCTAACCCCGTGGTGGCCCTGCACAAAGTTTCCATTTTTCAGGAAGTGAACACTGTGTTGAGCAATGTCACGTTTTCCATTGAGAAAGGGGAGTTTGTGTACTTGGTGGGCCGTACCGGCAGCGGCAAAAGTTCTCTGCTCAAAACCCTGTACGCCGATTTACCCCTTCGCATGGGAACCGCGCAAGTGGCCGGGTTCAACATCCATTCCATCAGCTGGAGCCAGGTGCCGTATTTGCGCCGCAAGATTGGTATTGTCTTCCAGGACTTTCAGTTGCTCTTTGACCGCAGCGTAGCCGATAACCTCAAGTTTGTGCTCAAAGCCACCGGCTGGAATGACAAATCAAAAATCAAAAACCGAATTTCTGAAGTCTTGATGCGCGTGGGCTTAGACGCCGCCGCCAACAAAATGCCGCACCAACTATCGGGCGGTGAACAGCAGCGTGTGGTGATTGCGCGGGCCTTGCTCAATGAACCGTTGATTTTGTTCGCCGATGAACCCACCGGCAACCTTGATCCAGACGTGACTGACGGGATTATGCGCCTGTTCCAGGAAATCAACAACAGCGGCACCGCCATCTTAATGGCCACCCACAACCACCAAACCCTCAAACGCTACCCGCGCCGCATCTTGAAATGTGACCAAGGCCGGGTGCTGGACTCTGCCCAGGAAGAGTTTACCTTGGTAGATGGTTTCTGA
- a CDS encoding trans-aconitate 2-methyltransferase has translation MSVSSFYDEYTEQQFKKGIHIRHRTILKNLKKAGLQPNSKVLEIGCGIGTVTHLLAKATPQGKVLAVDISPKSIDMARKFNHQFNHTEFLVSDMTDFTRPEKFDFVVLPDVIEHIPLEQHPNLFQVIARHLHATSTVAINIPHPLYLTWVWEHQPELLQVIDQPIHTDELLRNTYAAGLYLHHLESYSLFTQTEDYQWILLKQRNPPTQVEAKSKVNLKLQDLSSKWL, from the coding sequence ATGAGCGTTTCTTCTTTCTACGACGAATACACCGAGCAGCAGTTCAAAAAAGGCATCCACATCCGGCACCGGACTATTCTGAAGAACCTGAAGAAAGCTGGGTTGCAGCCAAATTCAAAGGTGCTGGAAATAGGCTGCGGCATTGGCACGGTCACGCATTTGCTGGCCAAAGCCACGCCGCAAGGAAAAGTCTTAGCCGTAGACATCAGCCCGAAGAGTATTGACATGGCCCGCAAGTTCAACCACCAGTTCAACCATACGGAGTTTCTGGTGTCTGACATGACTGATTTCACGCGGCCCGAGAAGTTTGACTTTGTGGTATTGCCAGACGTGATTGAGCACATCCCATTGGAGCAGCACCCAAATTTGTTTCAGGTCATTGCCAGACATTTGCACGCAACCTCCACTGTGGCCATCAACATTCCGCATCCTTTGTATCTGACCTGGGTATGGGAGCACCAACCTGAATTGTTGCAGGTGATTGACCAACCTATTCACACCGATGAATTGCTGCGCAATACCTACGCGGCAGGTTTGTATTTGCACCATCTGGAAAGTTATTCTTTGTTTACCCAAACCGAGGATTACCAGTGGATTCTTTTGAAACAACGCAACCCTCCTACGCAGGTAGAAGCCAAATCTAAGGTGAACCTGAAACTTCAGGATTTGTCTTCTAAGTGGCTGTAA
- a CDS encoding glycosyltransferase family 2 protein, which translates to MVSEISILIPVFNQPVLALVQRLHQQATALPISFEIRVYDDGSNSETKIQNQAVAALAQVVYQELPQNLGRTQIRLKLARDAKFPNLLFLDNDVLPVQDSFLQTYVQEDSSGIMVGGVTYADTCLPGTELRWKYGREREQANAEQRQKAPYQRVFFSNLLAPKDLFLKYFSGNALQGYGHEDTLFAFELQQANIQVKHLDNPVWHLGLEAAPVFLDKTKQALQNLVLLQQKLGLGQETRLFQLYFKLKRFRVLGILNLNSSWLLPLLEKQLQGKKPSLYAFDVYRLLWLSQNLK; encoded by the coding sequence ATGGTTTCTGAGATTTCCATTTTAATTCCTGTCTTTAACCAACCGGTATTGGCGCTGGTGCAACGGCTGCACCAACAGGCCACAGCCCTGCCCATTTCTTTTGAGATAAGAGTCTATGACGATGGCTCCAACTCAGAAACCAAAATCCAGAACCAAGCCGTTGCCGCCCTCGCGCAGGTAGTGTACCAAGAGTTGCCCCAGAACCTGGGCCGCACCCAAATCCGGTTGAAACTGGCCCGAGACGCTAAATTCCCTAATCTACTTTTCCTGGACAATGATGTACTGCCCGTGCAGGACTCATTTTTGCAGACCTATGTGCAGGAAGATTCTTCCGGGATTATGGTAGGAGGGGTGACCTATGCAGACACGTGCCTACCAGGAACAGAACTGCGCTGGAAATACGGGCGTGAACGGGAACAAGCCAATGCCGAGCAAAGGCAAAAGGCTCCGTATCAGCGTGTCTTCTTCAGCAATCTGCTGGCGCCCAAAGACCTGTTTTTGAAATACTTTTCCGGGAATGCGCTGCAAGGCTACGGCCATGAAGACACACTTTTCGCGTTTGAACTGCAGCAGGCTAACATTCAAGTGAAGCATCTGGACAACCCGGTGTGGCATCTGGGCCTGGAGGCAGCACCGGTGTTTCTGGATAAAACGAAGCAGGCGCTACAGAACCTTGTTTTATTGCAGCAAAAGTTAGGCTTAGGCCAGGAAACCAGGTTGTTTCAACTTTATTTCAAGTTAAAGCGGTTTAGAGTCTTGGGCATTTTAAATTTGAACTCATCCTGGCTTTTGCCTTTGCTGGAGAAACAATTGCAAGGGAAGAAGCCCTCGCTTTATGCATTTGACGTGTACCGCTTGTTATGGCTGAGCCAGAATCTGAAATAG
- a CDS encoding DegT/DnrJ/EryC1/StrS aminotransferase family protein → MTHLQMVDLKGQYQRLKPEIDAAMQAVVDSTAFINGPQVKTFATNLANYLQVNHVIPCANGTDALQIALMALDLPAGGEVIVPAFNYVATAEVIALLGLKPVFVDVLPDTFCIDPAKVRAAITDKTVAVMPVHLFGQCAPMEELMDLAIAQELFVIEDNAQAIGAQYVDAEGNTSFAGTMGHVGTTSFFPSKNLGCMGDGGAIFTQDAELAAILQQIANHGQQKKYHYARVGVNSRLDTLQAALLDVKLTHLDDFILRRQKAAMFYDAAFAEVEGIQLPTLAPYSSHVFHQYTLQVPAAKRDALKAYLQDKGIPSMVYYPVPLHLHEAYAYLGYKAGDFPVSEGLCHTVISLPMHTELTQDQQQFIADAVVTFMQA, encoded by the coding sequence ATGACGCACCTCCAAATGGTGGACCTCAAAGGTCAGTACCAACGCTTGAAACCCGAGATTGACGCCGCCATGCAGGCCGTGGTGGACAGCACTGCTTTTATCAACGGGCCGCAGGTGAAAACTTTCGCCACCAACCTGGCCAACTACCTGCAGGTGAACCACGTCATTCCGTGCGCCAACGGCACAGACGCGTTGCAGATTGCATTAATGGCTTTGGATTTGCCCGCCGGCGGCGAAGTAATTGTGCCCGCCTTTAATTATGTGGCTACCGCCGAAGTGATTGCGCTATTAGGGTTGAAACCGGTGTTCGTGGATGTGCTGCCTGATACCTTTTGCATTGACCCCGCCAAAGTGCGCGCCGCCATCACTGACAAAACCGTGGCCGTCATGCCCGTACATTTGTTTGGGCAATGTGCGCCCATGGAAGAACTGATGGACCTGGCCATTGCGCAGGAACTGTTCGTGATTGAAGACAACGCCCAGGCTATTGGCGCGCAATATGTAGATGCTGAAGGCAATACGTCTTTTGCCGGCACCATGGGCCACGTGGGCACTACCTCGTTCTTTCCGTCTAAAAACCTGGGCTGCATGGGCGACGGCGGCGCTATTTTCACTCAAGATGCAGAACTGGCCGCTATTCTGCAGCAGATTGCCAACCACGGCCAGCAGAAGAAATACCATTACGCCCGCGTGGGCGTTAACTCCCGTTTAGATACCTTGCAGGCCGCTTTGCTAGATGTGAAACTGACGCACCTGGATGATTTCATCTTGCGCCGCCAGAAAGCCGCCATGTTTTATGATGCCGCGTTCGCGGAAGTGGAAGGTATTCAACTTCCTACCTTGGCTCCTTATAGTTCGCATGTCTTTCACCAGTACACCTTGCAAGTTCCGGCTGCCAAACGTGACGCCTTGAAAGCCTATCTTCAGGATAAAGGAATCCCGAGCATGGTGTATTATCCGGTGCCATTGCATTTGCACGAAGCCTATGCCTATTTGGGCTATAAAGCCGGTGATTTCCCGGTGTCTGAAGGCTTGTGCCATACCGTTATTTCCTTGCCCATGCACACCGAACTTACGCAAGACCAGCAGCAGTTTATTGCCGATGCGGTGGTGACGTTTATGCAGGCTTAA
- a CDS encoding DUF6565 domain-containing protein translates to MKTSIFKTPAILCATALGLAFTQVSCSKTESTETSTTTTTTREQAYNDYKDYVASLESDVERGWDTTTTDGEARMNQYRTDYETRSAAVARYENELDETQKQEYAQLQSRYNTAWATREEQYNTWMANNQSGGNAMSKVDMSSLDNSKIPSYTATDIRTAYEAFVAHVDANKSNFSNDDWKTVETYWNQLDDRKNAVQSQLSDKDKWEIAKAKTKYIAMKNASKLGNSAENVGSGAKEVGKDVGSGAKEVGKDIGSGAKKVGKAIGNTVKKGTEKVDNKLDDDNN, encoded by the coding sequence ATGAAAACCTCAATTTTTAAAACGCCTGCCATTCTTTGTGCCACCGCACTAGGGCTGGCCTTTACCCAAGTGTCTTGCTCCAAAACCGAGAGCACCGAGACCAGCACCACCACCACAACCACCAGAGAGCAAGCCTACAATGACTATAAAGACTATGTAGCTTCTTTGGAATCTGATGTGGAACGCGGTTGGGACACCACCACCACCGACGGTGAGGCCCGCATGAACCAGTACCGCACAGACTATGAAACCAGAAGCGCGGCCGTGGCCCGCTATGAAAACGAATTAGACGAAACCCAGAAGCAGGAATATGCACAATTGCAGTCACGCTACAACACCGCCTGGGCTACTCGCGAAGAGCAGTACAACACCTGGATGGCCAACAACCAAAGCGGCGGAAACGCCATGTCTAAAGTAGACATGTCTTCGTTGGATAACAGCAAAATCCCGAGCTATACCGCTACTGACATCAGAACTGCCTATGAAGCTTTTGTGGCCCACGTTGACGCCAACAAATCTAATTTCAGCAATGATGACTGGAAAACCGTGGAAACCTACTGGAACCAGTTAGATGACCGTAAAAACGCCGTGCAAAGCCAACTGTCTGACAAAGACAAATGGGAAATTGCCAAAGCCAAAACCAAGTACATTGCTATGAAAAACGCCAGCAAACTAGGTAACTCTGCTGAAAACGTAGGTTCGGGTGCCAAGGAAGTTGGGAAAGATGTAGGTTCCGGCGCGAAAGAAGTTGGAAAAGACATTGGATCTGGCGCTAAGAAAGTAGGAAAAGCCATTGGCAACACCGTAAAAAAAGGTACTGAGAAGGTAGACAACAAACTGGACGACGATAATAATTAA
- a CDS encoding fructose-6-phosphate aldolase, with amino-acid sequence MYIIKVKGKAKIPDYIQLRDENFVLIAYFRADRPLKNIDRYGLAGKEEALAAVIEGLEFGKLQKLDI; translated from the coding sequence GTGTATATCATCAAAGTAAAAGGCAAGGCCAAGATTCCGGATTACATTCAGCTGCGCGATGAAAATTTCGTGCTGATTGCCTATTTCAGGGCAGACCGGCCTTTGAAGAACATTGACCGCTACGGCCTGGCCGGCAAAGAAGAAGCCCTGGCCGCGGTGATTGAAGGGCTGGAGTTCGGTAAGTTGCAGAAGCTTGACATCTAA
- a CDS encoding Gfo/Idh/MocA family protein gives MSENITFAVIGAGHIGKRHATMAQRHPEGRLVAMVDTDPARQPEVEAMGVPFFGSMEEYLAHGPKADVICICTPNGFHAQQAMLALENGSHVVCEKPMALTKADCERIIYKSLQTSKLVFCVMQNRYSPPSLWLKEMISEERLGKIFLVQINCYWNRDDRYYKPGTWKGNGALDGGTLFTQFSHFIDIMYWLFGDIKNISGRFMDYNHAGLTDFEDSGLIQFEFMNGGNGCLNYSTSVWDTNLESSMTIIGEKGSIKVGGQYMNEVEYCHVQDYTMPQLPPSSPANDYGHYKGSAANHHFIFENVIDTLKGKTYATTNALEGLKVVEIIERIYALKSAIKN, from the coding sequence ATGTCAGAGAATATCACATTTGCAGTAATAGGAGCGGGGCACATAGGAAAACGCCACGCCACCATGGCCCAGCGCCACCCCGAGGGGAGATTAGTGGCCATGGTAGACACCGACCCCGCGCGCCAGCCGGAAGTGGAAGCCATGGGCGTTCCGTTCTTTGGCTCTATGGAAGAGTACCTGGCCCACGGTCCCAAAGCCGATGTGATCTGTATCTGCACGCCCAATGGATTTCATGCCCAGCAAGCCATGCTGGCGCTGGAGAACGGCAGCCACGTAGTCTGTGAGAAACCCATGGCCCTCACCAAAGCCGACTGCGAGCGCATCATCTACAAATCACTGCAAACGTCAAAACTGGTTTTCTGTGTGATGCAGAACCGCTACAGTCCGCCGTCTTTGTGGTTGAAGGAGATGATTTCTGAGGAACGCCTGGGTAAGATTTTCCTGGTTCAGATTAACTGTTACTGGAACCGCGATGACCGCTACTACAAACCCGGCACTTGGAAAGGCAACGGAGCGCTGGACGGCGGCACGTTGTTTACCCAATTCAGCCATTTCATTGACATTATGTACTGGTTGTTCGGGGATATCAAGAACATCAGCGGTAGGTTCATGGATTACAACCACGCCGGCTTGACGGATTTTGAAGACAGCGGCTTGATTCAGTTCGAGTTCATGAACGGTGGCAATGGCTGTTTGAATTATTCCACGTCCGTCTGGGATACCAACCTGGAAAGCAGCATGACCATTATTGGCGAAAAAGGAAGCATTAAAGTAGGCGGCCAATACATGAACGAGGTGGAATATTGCCATGTGCAAGACTACACCATGCCCCAGTTACCGCCTAGTAGCCCCGCCAACGACTACGGCCACTACAAAGGCAGCGCCGCCAACCACCACTTCATCTTTGAAAACGTGATTGATACCCTAAAGGGCAAAACCTACGCCACCACCAATGCCCTGGAAGGCCTGAAAGTAGTGGAGATTATTGAACGCATCTATGCACTGAAAAGCGCAATTAAGAATTGA